tagaaaattcaaaTCAGACAAAAATAATACCTCATCATCGCCACGTTCCATAGAGCCTTGGGTCTGCAGTGGATATATGAAAATTAACGTTAATGAAAGATCAAATGTTCATTGCATGTAGTCTCAACAATTGAACGTAACCTTCCAAACTATAATGAAGTATAAGCCTTAAATCTACGATAATATAGTAGAAGCTAAGAAAAGGAAACACTAAAACATCACCTCATCCATGTCATCATTGTTGTAAACTCCATATCTAAAGGCCTGGCTCAAGTTGTTTGCTAAGGCTGCAACATCATAGTCTCTATCGTGGTAATCATCATCATCGCTATCTCTATTACGATCATGGAGTGAAGTTGGCCTCCTGTTAGGAACAATATCAGTAAAAGGAATTATCAATATACTACAATAATCATCACTACTGCCCCTCATCTAACACTTGTCACCCCCTAAGGAACTTCCCAAAAACAAGCCCTTATTGCCATCTACTGGGACTGTCTAATCACATTTAACGTATCGTATATCTTGATTACTACTAAAGCAGATTACACAAATGTGACAAACTTCTATAACAAAATACTGTTTGAGTATAACCTCTGCTTTTGGTCATATTTAAAAACAGAAGCCTGATTCATAAGGTTTCTTCAAGTCAAGTAAAACTCCcaccaagagaaaaaaaaatacatacccGCAAGCCCAAGAGTAGACATTTTCCAATGTATTACGCTTGGACAGAACATCTGTCTGCCAATCCACCCATTCGCTATTTTCCTGGTagaaaacgtaaaaaaaaaaggaatcttGAGCAAGATGTGAGGAGTTTGATAGTACAGACCAGCACCCTAGAATGCTAGAGCCTTTCTCAACATTTCACATGCAAACACGCTATCAAGTAAATATCTTCGAGAGAAAGCAAACAGCGGTAAAGGACTGAGCAGATTGCTTTTGACCATCGGCAAGAATTATACAGCAAATGTACGGAAATATCATACTCTCATAAGGAAAACTCAAAAGACTAGGAATAGCAATTATAATCACTTGTATTGAATATTTTCAAGTCCAACAAACTAACCATTTGCGCTTCATATCTACATGCACATGATGAATGTGTGGCAAGCAACTATAACTAATAAAGTTAATGAGACATAATTGCGGTCTACCTGCAAATGTGACTGAATTTCGACATTACTATTAGCTAGTTGAAGAAGTTTGTTCGAGATACGAGTCAAATGACCAATGCTTCCAATCCTGAGTGGCTTTCTACCTTCTGCAGGGACTGTCGGCTGAAGCTGAGACATCACATGTAAACCAAGTCAATTGATAATGATGCCAACCCAAGACATTAGCAATTATGCATCTTCACCTTATCAGAATCAGCTGCAGTCAATATGGGGTCTTTTTCCGCCTCTAGCATACTACCGATAAGGTTGCATTCATTGAGAAGATGGTCGAGAAGTTGAGAGTTTTTGCTCTCCAAGCATGAGAGAATCACATTCTCCACATGGTGATGTACAAAATTGTTGTAGGGATACCTGAGATAATTGCACCACAATTTAGTAGAGCAGTCTGTTTATCATCAAAGGAGAAAATATAATCTCCCACTTACTCGAAGAACAAGTCCAACACTCTTTTCACCACTCCAAGTCGAATTATTTCCTTCTCCGCTGCTTCACTACCGACTGCGAGTAAGACTGAAATAAATTCTACAATCTAGGAAATGGAAACGAAGTCAAATTTTCATTTGTagttcaaaaattataaattataacccATAACAGTGGATTATCcatttattttggaaaaaaaaaatcatacaaatgTGAACAACCTTTAATCTGTGTTTTCCAAGAGGTGGTTGCAACTTGCCATACGTTGTTAATAGAACGCCCTCAGTAGATGATACATTCAAAAGCATGAGTAAATCACCTGCATAGTAGACGCATATTACACAGTTCATAGCAGCCAATAGAGTAATTAACATTGCAGACCACCAataaacagaaaagaaaaaacacataGACGTATCGAAAGCAAAATGGCATAAATGATAGTCAACCCAGTCTGTACAGATCAGGAAAAAAATACAGGTCTACCAATTTCCATACTAACAAGCAACATATGTGCATAGAAGTCTGTTTGTAGGTCTTAAACTTACAAGACATCCTTCCCAATACGTAGCATTTAAGAGTCAACACACAACAACACACAAGCGCAACtacatatgaaaattaaataaccACACTGCATTCCTCACCTAGGCTTCCAAGCATTCCCTCCACTGTCTCGGGGTTAGTTACCATGCTTCCTTGGGTAAGTTGACGACCATATATATGATAAGTCCCCAATGTAAATCTCTTAGGATCCAGCAAAGATATGCATACAGACAATGAATTAACTAGAACAGACTTAGGCCGTGAATCTTCTAAAGTATGTTTTAACAACCTTCCAGTGCAGCTGCATCAAATCGTACAGGGATCAACACAATAAGCcaataaactataaattttcATAAGCATCAACGACTATATGAAAACATAGCCAAAGCTGAGAAAAGTCTACCTCGGGCTGGAAAGTTTCGTTGCAAGACCAGGTGGTGCGTATCTTGCTACAGTACAAAGAATTTCAGCTGCGTTGGCATGTACCTCGGGAGACTCCTACAAAATAAAACACGTGTCTCCAAGATATCAGTAAATAACATTGCCTGGGAAGAttgaataaatctaaaataaaggAGAAAAGCCATAAGACTATCCCATATTGAAAGAAAAGTAATCTAGCAACTGAATGAAACTTACTGAGGAGCCAAACTTGTCCACAATCATCTCTAAGACATCTGTATCTTCTACCCACTGCATTGAACTTGCGTAATTTGAATATAGGTGTTCATCTGTACCGAGCAGACGTTTTATAACCTGAGCACCAGTAATAAGTTAGTCTAGAAAACTAGTATTTTACAGAAATCAAATCTAAACTACTGGTTACAACCTTCATTGTCTACAGACAATAATAACTGAAAAATTCACTGGtgttaaaacaatttttatatagCAAAATCACAGACAAAAATGAGAGCATTATTAGCAGTATTTACCATTGTTCtcatcctcttttttttttttttttgaggaacACATGAAAATTTTACAACTATTCAGTATGTTCTCGCGTAGATGTGTAATAAACATAAAGCCGAAATCAGGAGTTCCTAAGACACAGATAAGAGTGAAAACCAACCTCCATTATAGATGTAATACCAATCAAATCAACAAGCTGCTTCAGTATTTCTTGATGATCCTGATAGCACGAGAAACTTGAggttaattataaataaattcttTATAAACTCCAGATGTTAAGTGGTGTTTAAAGCAGTGTTAACTTAAATAGCAATATAAATCTTTACGTTATCTCTGACTATTTAACAGCATAATTTCAAGTTACACAGATAATCTTAAGTGTACAAGAAAGCAGCTAGCTAATGGTTCAATAATCTCTACAAAGATAAGAACAAAAATGCTAATGCTAACTAAGTTCAAGTCATCCTTAAATACATATCCTAGTCCGGTAAACAAAATCAACTTACTTTTATGAACTGCATGAAAGGGATCGTCTTCCTGACCAGCAGACAAATGACAACCTAGTAATAGAAGATGTATTAGAGAACACgaagaagaaatatatatagagCCCTACAGGTGGGAAAGTTCTCTATGAGTTTTCTGATAATTACAAAATCGTTAAATGCTAAATACCTTGCTGAAGTACCCGACAAGCAATGAGTTATGGGTTTCTTTAGCTTCCAGAAACGAAAAGAGCAATAACATCAACTGCAAAAAAGAAGACATCACAAGAGGtaagaaaccctaaatccttacaccatttacaaattataaatatagagTCTTAAGTCTACCTCCTCATCCTCGACTAGTGTTTTCAGTATCATTTCAATCTCACATGTGAAAATTTCACAGGCAACGAAAGGAAACCTACACATTAAAAGAAATACCAAATTGTTTATCCATCAAAAaacaatcagaaaaaaaaaaaacaagaatagcATTTGCCCAAAACACTTACTTGAATGTTCGCTTCTTCTCCACATCGTCGAGAGGCTCCTCTATTATGTACCTAATCAGCTGTTCCACTTGCACTCTTTCTCTCAAActgaaataaaaattacatatcATCTTCAGATTAATACATTCAACACACTAAAACCATCACTAATGAATACAAATTGCATTTCCTTTGTCCTCTCCCAGAAAGATAAAGTGGTGAGGAGAGCATACAAATTCAAGAGACGTCCGTTGAGGGATTTGCATTCTTGAATGATTTCATCCTCGTCGAGAAGCTCCTCTAACGTGAAACCATCTTTGTCCAGAATTGCTTCAACCTGCGAAACCAAAATTTGTAGATTCAGAAAGCACATAAGAATACGAATAGCTAGCAGCAGCAAGCTAAACTCACGGCGGAAGCCGTAGACAATCCGGCCATTCGCCAGAACATCTTTCCAGCTGAAGAAAACGTCGAATTGCTCCGGCGTCCACAGAGATTCCGATCCTCGAAACCCTGAGGGAGATTTCGCCCTGAGAAATGGAAGAAGGGGAGTCGATTTTGGAAACGAGTTACCCCAACCGTAGAATCTGTGGATCGATTGAACAGAATTCGATCTGAGATGGGATGGGATGTGAGCGACGAAGAGCACCTTCAATTGCGGGATGGGTAGTGCTTAGCGATAGAACAAGGAcgacacacacaaaaaaataaaaattacatttgtttctttgagaaaaagaaaacaaaatgtatttatttatttttgctatTTTCGTACTGTGGTCGATGTTCAACATTGGGTGTTTTAGTTGTGAGAGGAATAATAATTACGCccaagtttttattataaacaggCAACATTACAATTTACAAACCGTATAGTGGAGGTTTCAATTCCGGAGAAAAacgattaattaaataattatgcaTGCTATAAAAGAAAGATTTATAGAGATTTTCAACATGTTGCAAGTAAATTCGATCAGACGTGATCTTCGTAAAACAACtaaggtgatgcagttaggcatAAATTCTTATAAAGCAGATAATATTGTCGGTTGTCGGATCGTCTGTGTAATATTTCTCGTAATTATAATATCGTAATAAATAATcgctaaaaaaatataatttacgaattactgtttctttcttttttttctaacatTACTGGATTTGCTCTATTTTTGACTTTTTCTATTGATTTATTGGACCTAGATTGCTGGTACAATGCTGATAGGAGACAACATTAAACCAAGAGCtactaaataataattataccACATTGATGGGCACTCTTGAGAATCTTGTGGTTTGGATTCATCCACTGCTCTCTTCCTTTAACATGTGTTGTCACTGTTGACGGTTCGATCAATAAACCGTCCAAATCACCGGTTCAATCTCCCTTAACCAATCACCCCAGCCTGATTCGTAAAAACCTTTATTAATCTATTGGTTCGGTTCAGTAAACCATCTAAATCACCGGTTCAATCTAAACTTTAACCGAATAATCCGAGCCTGATTCATAAAACATCAGAAGAAGCTCAAACTCTCCGAGCTCGCTTCCTCGATCGAAGCCCTAGAGAG
The sequence above is drawn from the Brassica napus cultivar Da-Ae chromosome A8, Da-Ae, whole genome shotgun sequence genome and encodes:
- the LOC106361571 gene encoding serine/threonine-protein phosphatase 6 regulatory subunit 3 isoform X2 yields the protein MFWRMAGLSTASAVEAILDKDGFTLEELLDEDEIIQECKSLNGRLLNFLRERVQVEQLIRYIIEEPLDDVEKKRTFKFPFVACEIFTCEIEMILKTLVEDEELMLLLFSFLEAKETHNSLLVGYFSKVVICLLVRKTIPFMQFIKDHQEILKQLVDLIGITSIMEVIKRLLGTDEHLYSNYASSMQWVEDTDVLEMIVDKFGSSESPEVHANAAEILCTVARYAPPGLATKLSSPSCTGRLLKHTLEDSRPKSVLVNSLSVCISLLDPKRFTLGTYHIYGRQLTQGSMVTNPETVEGMLGSLGDLLMLLNVSSTEGVLLTTYGKLQPPLGKHRLKIVEFISVLLAVGSEAAEKEIIRLGVVKRVLDLFFEYPYNNFVHHHVENVILSCLESKNSQLLDHLLNECNLIGSMLEAEKDPILTAADSDKLQPTVPAEGRKPLRIGSIGHLTRISNKLLQLANSNVEIQSHLQENSEWVDWQTDVLSKRNTLENVYSWACGRPTSLHDRNRDSDDDDYHDRDYDVAALANNLSQAFRYGVYNNDDMDETQGSMERGDDEDVYFDDESAEVVISSLRLGDDQESSLFTNSNWFAFDDEKVANEQSMASPSPSADEDGDVVIGEADDDFKDSVASSSPDDMETEDSTSKNPSENPSEPEAEKSPAWVEWRETSESTEPSSNTDEASILPNGQVQNEKEDKVDDTNKEGAKDSSPGACGDETIEKLSDAGDVATTESSPDASEAEITEKLKDSSDDTSKPGAESDENAQSSEPAISEDTDKSQEADVAAKADDKETEEAVKEPEKVV
- the LOC106361571 gene encoding serine/threonine-protein phosphatase 6 regulatory subunit 3 isoform X1 translates to MFWRMAGLSTASAVEAILDKDGFTLEELLDEDEIIQECKSLNGRLLNFLRERVQVEQLIRYIIEEPLDDVEKKRTFKFPFVACEIFTCEIEMILKTLVEDEELMLLLFSFLEAKETHNSLLVGYFSKVVICLLVRKTIPFMQFIKDHQEILKQLVDLIGITSIMEVIKRLLGTDEHLYSNYASSMQWVEDTDVLEMIVDKFGSSESPEVHANAAEILCTVARYAPPGLATKLSSPSCTGRLLKHTLEDSRPKSVLVNSLSVCISLLDPKRFTLGTYHIYGRQLTQGSMVTNPETVEGMLGSLGDLLMLLNVSSTEGVLLTTYGKLQPPLGKHRLKIVEFISVLLAVGSEAAEKEIIRLGVVKRVLDLFFEYPYNNFVHHHVENVILSCLESKNSQLLDHLLNECNLIGSMLEAEKDPILTAADSDKLQPTVPAEGRKPLRIGSIGHLTRISNKLLQLANSNVEIQSHLQENSEWVDWQTDVLSKRNTLENVYSWACGRPTSLHDRNRDSDDDDYHDRDYDVAALANNLSQAFRYGVYNNDDMDETQGSMERGDDEDVYFDDESAEVVISSLRLGDDQESSSLFTNSNWFAFDDEKVANEQSMASPSPSADEDGDVVIGEADDDFKDSVASSSPDDMETEDSTSKNPSENPSEPEAEKSPAWVEWRETSESTEPSSNTDEASILPNGQVQNEKEDKVDDTNKEGAKDSSPGACGDETIEKLSDAGDVATTESSPDASEAEITEKLKDSSDDTSKPGAESDENAQSSEPAISEDTDKSQEADVAAKADDKETEEAVKEPEKVV